The DNA sequence AATTACAATGCAAAATTATTTGAAATAGATTCCTTAAAAAAAATTTCAAAATTATTTACTAAATATTCCACATTAATTATGGTAGGAGGATCTAGTTTATATGAAAAAGCAGTAACAGAAGGATTGTCAGAATTTCCTGAAATTAGTTTTGATATTAGAAATAATTTAATTTATCATTTTAAAAAAAAAGGAATATCTTTCTTACAAAAAGAATTTTTAAAAATTAAAGAACCAGGTATAAAAATAGATATTTATAATCCTGTACGTTTAATTCGATATTTAGAAATTTTTCAATCTACAGGAAAACCTCCTTCTTTTTTCTACAATAAAAAAAAAAGAAATTTTATAATTTTAAAAATAGGATTGATAATGCCAAGACATAAAATCTATTTTAGAATAAATAATAGAGTAGACCATATGATAAAAATAGGTTTATTAGATGAAGCTAAATTATATTATAATTATAGAAGTTTAAATAGTTTACAAACTATAGGATATCAAGAGATTTTTGATTTTTTTTTAAAAGGAAAAAATGATTTAAATAAAAGTATAGAAGAAATAAAAAAAAACACTAGAAAATATGCAAAAAGACAATTAACCTGGTATAAAAAAGATCCATCAATTATATGGTTTGATTCGAAAGAAAAAAATAAAATATTATATACTATAAAAAAAAAACAGTGGGCAATACTGGATTCGAACCAGTGACCCCCTGCTTGTAAAACAGATGCTCTAAACCAAACTGAGCTAATTGCCCTATTTCCCTATCATTTTATCAAATGTAAGAAAAATTTTAATAATATAACAGAACTTCGGATACTACAAAGGTACTTCCACTTATTAAGATTAAATCTTTTTTATCAGCTCGATTTTTAGCAGCTAAAAAAGCCTTCCTTACTGAAGGAAAAAATTTTATTTTTTCATGATTCTTAAATATTTTACTAACTAATTTTGATAAATCATGTATGGAATATTTTCTATCTATAGAGGGTTGACAAAAATAATAAAAAGACTCAATAGGAAAGTGTCTCAATAATTGATCTACTTTTTTTTCTTTTACAAAACCTAAAATTAGGTGTAATTTTTCATATGATTCTTTTTTTAATTGTTTATTAACCAAATATATACCTTCTTCATTATGAGCTATATCACAAATAATTTTTGGATTTTCTTTTCGTAAAATATGCCATCTACCTTTGAAATTAGTATTTTTTATTACGTTTTTTAATCCTTGTTTTATTGATTGATGAGATACTATAATATTTTTTCTATTATGTAAAATATTTATAATTTTTAATACAATATTCCGATTGAAATCTTGGTAATCTGCTTTAAAAGGAATTTTATATAAAAGATCTTCTTTATTTTTTACGGAAAAATATATTGGTGCATTTTTTTTTAAAGCTTCTTGAAGAAAAAGAAATCGAACTTCTTTAGAAATTTTTCTTCCTATTATTACTGATACGTTTTTTTTTATAATCCCCGCTTTTTCTTCAGCAATTTTTAATTGGTTATTTCCAAGAGTTTCTATATGATCTATACTAATATT is a window from the Blattabacterium cuenoti STAT genome containing:
- the miaA gene encoding tRNA (adenosine(37)-N6)-dimethylallyltransferase MiaA; this encodes MNRKLLIFILGPTCVGKTFISLFLAEKFNTEILSCDSRQFYKELKIGTSMPTIEELSRIPHHFIGHLSIHQNYNAKLFEIDSLKKISKLFTKYSTLIMVGGSSLYEKAVTEGLSEFPEISFDIRNNLIYHFKKKGISFLQKEFLKIKEPGIKIDIYNPVRLIRYLEIFQSTGKPPSFFYNKKKRNFIILKIGLIMPRHKIYFRINNRVDHMIKIGLLDEAKLYYNYRSLNSLQTIGYQEIFDFFLKGKNDLNKSIEEIKKNTRKYAKRQLTWYKKDPSIIWFDSKEKNKILYTIKKKQWAILDSNQ
- a CDS encoding bifunctional folylpolyglutamate synthase/dihydrofolate synthase, which encodes MNYIETVQWIFKRLPIYHKTGLKSYKPGLKRIQNFCSYLGNPQNFFQSIHVGGTNGKGSTVHMLSSILQEEKYKIGIFTSPHLIDFRERIICNGILIEKDFIVNFINENKEFIEKEKVSFFEMNTALAFQYFKEKKVNIAIIEVGMGGRLDSTNLIIPEISVITNISIDHIETLGNNQLKIAEEKAGIIKKNVSVIIGRKISKEVRFLFLQEALKKNAPIYFSVKNKEDLLYKIPFKADYQDFNRNIVLKIINILHNRKNIIVSHQSIKQGLKNVIKNTNFKGRWHILRKENPKIICDIAHNEEGIYLVNKQLKKESYEKLHLILGFVKEKKVDQLLRHFPIESFYYFCQPSIDRKYSIHDLSKLVSKIFKNHEKIKFFPSVRKAFLAAKNRADKKDLILISGSTFVVSEVLLYY